A portion of the Vitis riparia cultivar Riparia Gloire de Montpellier isolate 1030 unplaced genomic scaffold, EGFV_Vit.rip_1.0 scaffold709_pilon_pilon, whole genome shotgun sequence genome contains these proteins:
- the LOC117910311 gene encoding putative disease resistance RPP13-like protein 1: MRGELPETICDLYNLQTLILSDLLIKLPQGMRKLINLRHLEWEGSRVLMLPKGIGRLTSLRTLTMFPIIGDHFRRDVCKIGELKNLNSLRGGLVISGIVNVKDAEEAGEAELKNKKHLHHLELEVFGGLASAASKGVAEALQPHQNLKSLKISHYHAATEFPSWIAASSLAQLKKLEIRHCAQVTYLPPLGELPLLESLIIEHMKRLKYVGGEFLGSSTTAFPKLKHLRFNDMKEWEKWEVKEEDDEEERRSVMPHLHSLTTDKCPKLESLPERLLQIIPLQELSIRLSPTLQDLYHEETGKDRSKISHIRKVWC; the protein is encoded by the coding sequence ATGCGCGGGGAATTGCCAGAAACAATTTGTGATCTATATAATTTGCAAACTTTAATTCTTTCAGATTTGCTCATAAAACTACCTCAGGGGATGAGAAAACTAATTAACCTGAGACATCTTGAATGGGAAGGCAGTAGAGTATTGATGTTGCCAAAAGGAATCGGGAGATTGACCTCACTTCGGACATTAACTATGTTTCCTATAATTGGAGATCATTTTAGACGTGATGTATGCAAAATAGGAGAACTGAAAAACTTAAACAGCCTCAGGGGAGGTCTTGTGATAAGTGGGATAGTTAATGTGAAAGATGCAGAGGAGGCTGGCGAAGCAGAATTGAAGAATAAGAAACACCTCCATCATTTGGAACTAGAGGTTTTTGGGGGGCTTGCCTCAGCTGCTTCAAAAGGTGTGGCTGAAGCTCTACAGCCTCATCAAAACTTGAAGTCTTTAAAAATAAGTCATTACCATGCTGCCACCGAGTTCCCCAGTTGGATAGCGGCCTCATCGTTGGCCCAATTGAAAAAGCTTGAAATTAGGCATTGCGCACAGGTTACATATTTGCCTCCATTGGGGGAACTACCTCTCCTTGAAAGCCTGATAATAGAGCATATGAAGAGACTGAAATACGTGGGTGGTGAGTTTTTGGGATCTTCAACAACTGCATTCCCAAAGCTGAAGCACCTCCGTTTTAATGATATGAAAGAGTGGGAGAAGTGGGaagtaaaagaagaagatgatgaagaagaacGGAGGTCAGTAATGCCACATCTCCACTCCTTGACCACAGATAAATGCCCCAAGCTGGAAAGCCTGCCCGAGCGCCTCCTCCAGATAATTCCACTACAGGAACTAAGTATCCGCCTCTCTCCTACTCTGCAAGATCTTTACCATGAGGAGACAGGGAAGGATCGGTCcaaaatatctcacatccgaaagGTTTGGTGTTAA
- the LOC117910312 gene encoding disease resistance protein RGA2-like yields MADALVSIVLERLASVLEQQVTLVVGVGSEVDNLKSTLQSIRAVLADAEKRQFSEELVKVWLERLKDISYQMDDVVDGWNTALLKLQIAAENPCIPKLKISSCLPSPCVCFKQVLLRCDIGIKIKDIRKQLDAIANERNQFNFVSSSTIQQPHRRMTSSVIDVSQFCGRDADIDVIIDKLLGGSSQESSSLYIISIVGMGGIGKTTLAQLAYNDDRVKAYFHERMWVCVSDPFDPVTISRAILEALQKESCGFHELEDVQQKICTLIADKKFLLVLDDVWTENYELWEQVESSLKGGAPGSRILVTTRKDDVSTMMGTTYKHPLRELSEGNVGHCSVT; encoded by the coding sequence ATGGCGGATGCTCTTGTTTCTATCGTGCTGGAGCGATTGGCTTCAGTCTTGGAACAACAAGTTACACTGGTGGTGGGTGTCGGAAGCGAGGTGGACAACCTAAAAAGCACACTCCAGAGCATCAGAGCTGTTCTTGCAGACGCAGAGAAGAGACAGTTCAGCGAAGAACTTGTAAAAGTTTGGTTAGAAAGGCTCAAGGACATCTCCTACCAGATGGATGACGTGGTGGATGGGTGGAACACTGCTCTTCTCAAATTACAGATTGCAGCTGAAAACCCTTGCATCCCTAAGCTCAAGATAAGTTCCTGCCTTCCCTCCCCTTGTGTTTGCTTCAAACAAGTTCTTTTGCGCTGTGATATTGGTATTAAGATTAAGGACATAAGAAAACAACTAGATGCCATTGCAAATGAGAGAAATCAGTTCAATTTTGTGTCAAGTAGTACCATCCAGCAACCACATAGACGTATGACCAGTTCTGTAATTGATGTAAGCCAGTTCTGCGGTCGGGATGCAGATATAGACGTTATAATAGACAAGCTGTTGGGTGGGAGTTCCCAAGAAAGCTCCTCCCTCTACATCATCTCCATAGTTGGGATGGGAGGGATCGGCAAAACAACTCTTGCTCAATTAGCATACAATGACGATAGGGTGAAGGCCTATTTCCATGAAAGGATGTGGGTCTGTGTGTCTGATCCTTTTGACCCAGTGACGATTTCTAGGGCTATTCTTGAAGCCCTCCAGAAAGAGTCTTGTGGTTTCCATGAGCTGGAAGATGTACAACAAAAAATTTGCACACTTATTGCCGATAAGAAGTTCCTACTCGTGCTAGATGATGTTTGGACTGAAAACTATGAATTGTGGGAACAAGTAGAGAGTTCTCTCAAGGGCGGGGCACCGGGAAGTAGAATTTTGGTGACCACACGAAAAGATGACGTTTCTACCATGATGGGAACCACGTACAAGCACCCCTTACGAGAATTGTCCGAGGGCAATGTTGGTCATTGTTCAGTAACATAG